The following proteins are co-located in the Vigna unguiculata cultivar IT97K-499-35 chromosome 9, ASM411807v1, whole genome shotgun sequence genome:
- the LOC114196103 gene encoding sugar transport protein 7, producing MAGGSFTTGAVTKERAEQYKGRVTPYVIVACIVAATGGSLFGYDIGISGGVTSMDDFLKEFFPAVYRQKLHAHENNYCKYDNQGLAAFTSSLYIAGLIASLMASPVTRKYGRRASIIGGGISFLIGSALNASAVNLIMLILGRVMLGFGIGFGNQAIPLYLSEMAPTHLRGGLNMLFQVATTLGIFTANMVNYGTQKIKPWGWRLSLGLAAVPALLMTVGGIFLSDTPNSLIERGLMEKGRKLLERIRGTNEVDAEFQDMVDASELANSIKHPFRNILERRYRPELVMAIFMPTFQILTGINSILFYAPVLFQSMGFGGDASLISSALTGGVLAGSTFISIATVDKLGRRVLLVSGGAQMITCQVIVAIILGVKFGADQELSKGFSILVVVVICLFVVAFGWSWGPLGWTVPSEIFPLEIRSAGQGITVAVNLLFTFIIAQAFLALLCSFKFGIFLFFAGWITIMTIFVYLFLPETKGIPIEEMSFMWRKHWFWKRICVD from the exons ATGGCAGGTGGGTCTTTCACAACTGGTGCTGTGACCAAGGAGAGAGCAGAACAGTATAAGGGAAGAGTCACCCCTTATGTCATCGTCGCTTGCATTGTTGCTGCCACTGGGGGTTCTCTCTTTGGCTATGATATTGGGATTTCAG GTGGTGTTACATCCATGGATGACTTCCTTAAAGAGTTCTTCCCTGCAGTGTACAGACAGAAATTGCATGCACATGAAAATAACTACTGCAAGTACGACAATCAGGGTCTTGCTGCATTTACCTCTTCTCTGTACATTGCTGGTTTAATTGCATCCTTGATGGCATCTCCTGTGACAAGAAAGTATGGTCGTCGAGCAAGTATCATAGGTGGTGGTATCAGTTTTCTGATTGGATCAGCCCTCAATGCTTCAGCTGTGAACCTCATAATGCTGATATTAGGCCGGGTCATGCTTGGTTTTGGCATTGGATTTGGAAATCAG GCTATTCCGCTTTATTTGTCAGAGATGGCACCAACACACCTTCGAGGTGGTCTGAACATGTTGTTTCAAGTTGCAACCACTCTGGGGATTTTCACAGCTAACATGGTGAATTATGGAACACAAAAGATCAAGCCTTGGGGTTGGAGGCTGTCTCTGGGCTTGGCCGCAGTACCAGCTCTTTTGATGACAGTGGGAGGGATATTTCTTTCCGACACTCCAAACAGCTTAATCGAACGAGGATTGATGGAGAAAGGAAGGAAGCTGCTAGAAAGAATCAGAGGAACCAACGAGGTTGATGCTGAGTTCCAAGACATGGTTGATGCAAGCGAGTTGGCAAACTCAATAAAGCATCCATTTCGTAACATCCTTGAAAGAAGGTACAGACCAGAGTTGGTGATGGCAATATTCATGCCCACCTTTCAGATTCTCACTGGCATAAACTCCATTCTCTTCTATGCTCCGGTGTTGTTTCAAAGCATGGGATTTGGAGGAGATGCTTCACTCATCTCTTCAGCCTTGACCGGTGGAGTTCTTGCTGGTTCAACATTCATTTCCATAGCAACAGTGGATAAATTGGGCAGGAGAGTTCTTCTTGTCAGTGGCGGAGCACAAATGATCACATGCCAG GTTATAGTGGCCATTATTTTAGGGGTGAAGTTTGGAGCAGACCAAGAACTGTCAAAAGGGTTTTCAattttggtggttgtggtgatTTGTCTGTTTGTTGTTGCTTTTGGGTGGTCATGGGGTCCACTTGGGTGGACAGTGCCTAGTGAGATATTTCCATTGGAAATCAGGTCAGCAGGGCAAGGGATCACAGTTGCAGTAAATCTTCTGTTCACTTTCATAATTGCACAGGCCTTTCTTGCTCTTCTCTGCTCATTCAAGTTTGGGATCTTCCTCTTCTTTGCTGGGTGGATTACCATCATGACCATTTTTGTTTATCTGTTCCTACCTGAAACCAAGGGGATTCCCATTGAAGAGATGTCTTTTATGTGGAGGAAGCACTGGTTTTGGAAAAGGATATGCGTCGACTGA
- the LOC114195839 gene encoding uncharacterized protein LOC114195839 translates to MTLAPLDSVFSFLEETVWFLDFANMGTSLLLRSHDCLRGRDALSLNSSSIRSQENPNPNPMPYETRRRRLYVGDHSGMVVKAHDTNLVMGQVKILKRGEKLSPVNTRSSDDGFDLDLGSTNRLGPDPSSVPVPGFLALRR, encoded by the coding sequence ATGACATTAGCACCATTAGACtcagttttttcttttcttgaagaAACGGTTTGGTTTCTTGATTTTGCAAATATGGGAACTTCTCTTCTTCTGCGCTCCCACGATTGTCTTCGAGGCCGCGATGCTTTGTCCCTTAATTCATCTTCCATTAGATCACAAGAAAACCCTAATCCCAACCCCATGCCGTACGAGACTCGCCGCCGGAGGCTCTACGTCGGTGATCACTCCGGGATGGTGGTGAAGGCCCACGATACAAACCTCGTCATGGGCCAAGTCAAGATCCTCAAGAGAGGCGAGAAGCTGAGCCCCGTGAACACTCGTTCCAGCGATGATGGTTTTGATCTGGATTTGGGATCCACGAACCGGTTGGGTCCGGATCCGAGTTCTGTTCCGGTTCCGGGGTTCCTCGCTCTGAGACGGTGA
- the LOC114162815 gene encoding uncharacterized protein LOC114162815: protein MSLQNPTVAFTTPPNYAARLSNLLSLSGYTPLWCPTLLIQPLPSTLAPFLSPHSLRTVSAIAFTSRTAIQALLQAATSLSHPPLPPEGPTFTLAALGKDADLIDAQFLSAFCTNSNRLCVLVPPTATPTALAAALGDGRSRRVLCPVPRVIGVNEPPVVPGFLEELRRGRWVPVRVEAYETRWAGPRCAEGIVTASEEGGLDALVFTSTAEVEGLLQSLKEFGLGFADLRRRCPRLVVAAHGPVTAAGAQRLGVEVDVVSSRFGSFEGVIEVLNVTFSRFRV from the coding sequence ATGAGCCTCCAGAACCCGACGGTAGCATTCACAACGCCGCCGAACTACGCGGCGAGACTCTCCAACCTACTGAGCCTGAGCGGCTACACTCCCCTGTGGTGCCCCACGCTCCTGATCCAACCCCTTCCCTCCACCCTCGCCCCCTTCCTATCCCCTCACTCCCTCCGCACCGTCTCTGCCATCGCCTTCACTTCCCGAACCGCAATCCAAGCCCTCCTCCAAGCTGCCACCTCTCTCTCTCATCCTCCGCTCCCTCCAGAGGGCCCCACCTTCACCCTCGCCGCTCTTGGCAAAGACGCCGACCTCATCGACGCCCAATTCCTCTCCGCATTCTGCACCAACTCCAACCGACTCTGCGTCCTGGTGCCGCCCACCGCCACGCCCACCGCCCTGGCGGCGGCCCTCGGGGACGGACGCAGCCGGAGGGTGTTGTGTCCGGTCCCACGGGTCATCGGCGTGAATGAACCGCCGGTGGTGCCGGGTTTCCTCGAAGAGCTTCGGCGCGGCCGGTGGGTCCCTGTTCGAGTGGAGGCTTACGAGACGAGGTGGGCCGGTCCCCGGTGCGCGGAGGGCATTGTGACGGCGAGCGAGGAGGGAGGATTGGATGCGCTGGTGTTCACCAGTACTGCTGAGGTTGAGGGCCTGCTCCAGAGCTTGAAGGAGTTTGGGCTGGGCTTTGCGGACTTGAGGCGGAGGTGCCCAAGATTGGTTGTTGCAGCCCATGGGCCTGTTACTGCCGCTGGGGCCCAGAGGCTTGGAGTGGAGGTTGATGTGGTGAGTTCCAGGTTTGGTAGCTTTGAGGGAGTTATTGAAGTTCTTAATGTCACATTCTCAAGGTTTAGAGTTTAG
- the LOC114163824 gene encoding leucine-rich repeat receptor-like protein kinase TDR, which translates to MQVPMEIFKCFYINLLATFMVSAVLAIDPYSEALLSLKNELVDHDNSLSNWVVPSPGKLTGKYYVCSWSGVKCDNDSTTVTSIDLSMKKLGGVFSGKQFSIFTNLTNLNLSYNFFSGNLPPEIFNLTSLTSLDISRNNFSGSFPGGITRLQNLVVLDAFSNSFSGSLPAEFSELANLKVLNLAGSYFRNSIPSEYGSFKSLQFLHLAGNSLSGSIPPELGNLKTVTHMEIGYNLYQSFIPPELGNMSQLQYLDIAGANLSGHIPKQLSNLTSLQSLFLFRNQLTGTVPSELSNIESLADLDLSDNFLSGSIPESFSALKNLRLLSLMYNDMSGIVPEGIAQLQSLETLLIWNNRFSGSLPQSLGRKSKLKWVDASTNSLVGSIPPDICVSGVLFKLILFSNKFTGHLSSISNCSSLVRLRLEDNSFSGEIALKFTHLPHILYVDLSRNNFVGGIPSDISQATQLEYFNVSYNLQLGGTIPAKTWSLPQLQNFSASSCGISGDLPLFESCKSISVIDLDNNNLSGVIPNSASKCRALEKINLSHNSLTGHIPDELASVPVLVVVDLSNNNFNGLIPAQFGSSSSLQLLNVSFNNISGSIPTGKTFKLMGKSAFIGNSELCGAPLRSCSDSDGILGRKGTWKITHIVLLSVGLLIVLLGLTFGVLYLRRGIKSQWKMVSFVGLPQFTANDVLTSLTATKPTEVTSPSLAVTKVVLPTGITVLVKKMEWETRSIKVVSEFITRLGNSRHKNLIRLLGFCHNQHLVYLLYDYLPNGNLAEKMEIKWDWAAKFRTVVGIARGLCFLHHECYPAIPHGDLKPSNVVFDENMEPHLAEFGFKQVLRLSKDSSPTITKWEAEYDAATKEELRMDIYNFGEMILEILSGGRLRNAGTSIQSKPWEDLLREIYNENEANSGSSLQEIKLVLEVALFCTRSRSSEQPSMEDVVKHLSGLKHIDDGRSWKEGQ; encoded by the exons ATGCAAGTTCCAATGGAGATTTTCAAGTGCTTCTACATCAATCTTCTTGCTACCTTCATGGTATCAGCAGTTCTAGCAATCGACCCTTACTCAGAAGCACTCCTCAGCCTAAAAAATGAACTTGTAGATCATGATAACAGCTTGAGCAACTGGGTGGTACCCTCACCAGGAAAATTAACTGGGAAATACTATGTGTGTTCTTGGTCAGGGGTCAAGTGTGACAATGACTCAACCACTGTAACTTCTATAGACCTTTCCATGAAGAAACTCGGAGGTGTATTCTCAGGGAAGCAATTCAGCATCTTCACAAACCTCACTAATCTCAACCTCAGCTACAATTTCTTCTCAGGGAACCTTCCGCCGGAGATTTTCAACCTCACAAGCCTCACAAGCTTGGATATCAGCAGAAACAACTTCTCTGGTTCCTTCCCTGGTGGAATTACCAGGCTCCAAAATTTGGTTGTGCTTGATGCCTTTAGCAACAGTTTTTCAGGGTCATTGCCTGCTGAATTTTCAGAGCTGGCAAACCTTAAAGTTCTCAATCTTGCCGGGAGCTACTTCAGAAACTCAATTCCTTCTGAATATGGTTCTTTCAAAAGCCTTCAGTTTCTTCATCTTGCTGGAAATTCTCTTTCAGGAAGTATACCTCCAGAACTGGGTAACCTCAAAACAGTGACCCATATGGAGATTGGGTACAACCTATACCAGAGTTTCATTCCACCTGAACTAGGTAACATGAGTCAGCTTCAGTATCTTGACATAGCAGGAGCAAATCTATCAGGTCATATACCAAAGCAACTCTCCAACCTCACCAGTTTGCAATCACTTTTCCTGTTCAGAAACCAGCTCACAGGAACAGTGCCGAGTGAGCTCAGTAACATTGAATCCCTCGCAGATTTAGATCTCTCTGATAACTTCCTCTCAGGCTCCATTCCCGAAAGCTTCTCAGCGCTAAAGAACCTAAGATTACTCAGTCTCATGTACAATGACATGAGTGGCATTGTTCCTGAAGGAATTGCTCAACTCCAATCCTTGGAAACTCTTCTCATCTGGAACAATCGCTTCTCTGGGTCACTTCCTCAGAGCTTAGGGAGAAAGTCCAAACTCAAGTGGGTGGATGCTTCCACAAACAGTTTAGTTGGAAGCATACCACCTGATATCTGTGTGAGTGGAGTACTATTTAAGCTAATTCTGTTTTCAAACAAATTCACAGGTCATCTCTCATCAATCTCCAATTGTTCTTCACTCGTTCGCCTTCGCCTAGAAGATAATTCTTTTTCAGGAGAAATCGCTTTGAAATTCACCCATCTTCCTCATATCTTATACGTCGATCTCTCCAGGAACAACTTTGTTGGTGGCATTCCCTCGGATATTTCTCAAGCCACTCAACTGGAGTATTTTAATGTCTCTTATAATCTCCAATTAGGAGGTACCATCCCTGCAAAAACGTGGTCTTTGCCCCAACTTCAAAACTTTTCAGCATCTTCTTGTGGTATTTCTGGTGATCTTCCACTATTTGAGTCCTGCAAATCGATTTCAGTTATTGATCTAGATAACAATAACTTATCTGGGGTCATCCCAAACAGTGCTTCCAAATGTCGAGCTCTTGAGAAAATCAACCTATCCCACAATAGCTTAACAGGTCATATACCTGATGAGCTTGCAAGTGTTCCTGTTCTTGTTGTGGTGGACCTATCAAACAACAACTTCAATGGCCTCATACCTGCCCAGTTTGGTAGTTCTTCAAGTTTGCAACTTCTGAATGTgtcttttaacaatatctccGGTTCAATACCCACGGGAAAGACATTCAAATTGATGGGAAAAAGTGCATTTATCGGAAATTCAGAGCTATGTGGAGCACCCCTGAGATCATGTTCTGATTCAGATGGAATATTGGGCAGAAAAGGCACATGGAAGATTACACATATTGTGCTACTCTCTGTAGGGTTGCTAATAGTTCTTCTGGGACTAACTTTTGGAGTACTTTATTTGAGAAGGGGGATAAAAAGTCAATGGAAGATGGTATCATTCGTGGGTCTCCCTCAATTCACAGCAAATGATGTCTTGACGAGCCTCACTGCAACAAAACCAACAGAAGTTACATCACCATCACTAGCAGTTACAAAGGTTGTTCTTCCGACAGGAATAACAGTTTTGGTGAAGAAGATGGAATGGGAAACTAGGAGCATCAAGGTTGTGTCAGAATTCATAACGAGACTGGGAAATTCAAGGCACAAGAATTTAATCAGACTATTGGGGTTTTGCCACAACCAGCATTTAGTCTATCTTTTGTATGATTACTTGCCCAATGGGAATTTGGCTGAGAAAATGGAAATCAAATGGGATTGGGCAGCAAAATTCAGAACAGTTGTTGGAATTGCAAGGGGTCTCTGCTTTCTTCACCATGAATGTTACCCAGCAATACCCCACGGAGACTTGAAGCCCAGCAACGTTGTATTTGACGAAAACATGGAACCCCATTTGGCAGAATTTGGGTTCAAACAGGTTTTGAGGTTGAGCAAAGACTCATCACCCACCATAACCAAGTGGGAAGCAG AATACGATGCTGCCACAAAAGAAGAACTGCGAATGGATATCTACAATTTTGGGGAGATGATTCTGGAAATTTTAAGCGGCGGAAGGTTGAGAAATGCAGGAACCAGTATACAGAGCAAACCATGGGAGGATCTCTTGAGAGAAATTTATAATGAGAATGAAGCAAACTCCGGAAGTTCATTGCAAGAGATTAAACTGGTTCTTGAGGTTGCTTTGTTTTGCACCAGAAGCAGGTCATCTGAACAGCCATCAATGGAAGATGTTGTGAAGCATCTGTCAGGGCTAAAGCATATAGATGATGGCAGAAGTTGGAAAGAAGGgcaataa